In Spirosoma aureum, a single genomic region encodes these proteins:
- a CDS encoding 3-keto-disaccharide hydrolase, which produces MKLLFLTACASLLVCISAVAQPSQKPGNWQSLFNGKNFSGWETYLDKPYVKDSPDRKTPPLGLNNDPNHVFSVVTIDGKPALRISGETFGGINTLAEFENYHLRLEFKWGTQKWPPKLDRPRDSGLLYHSVGPHGTPMLWMESFELQVQEGDCGDYWGVMNVLADITARKNEKGAYVYQPGAELVTFQDKTPVGRSCLKNPDSEKPSGQWNVLELYCFGDTCLHVMNGKVNLVLTHTRHLVNGQTVPLTKGKIQLQSEGAEVFYRNIQVQSISLLPPELLQQ; this is translated from the coding sequence ATGAAATTACTTTTTCTGACGGCCTGTGCCAGCCTGCTCGTTTGTATTTCTGCCGTTGCGCAGCCGTCTCAAAAGCCAGGTAATTGGCAATCATTATTTAACGGAAAGAACTTTAGCGGTTGGGAAACATACCTGGATAAACCTTATGTCAAAGACAGTCCGGATCGTAAAACGCCACCTTTGGGCTTGAACAACGACCCCAACCATGTGTTTTCGGTAGTTACAATAGACGGTAAACCCGCTTTACGGATATCGGGCGAAACTTTTGGCGGTATCAATACACTGGCCGAGTTTGAAAACTACCATCTGCGGCTAGAGTTCAAATGGGGAACCCAGAAATGGCCACCCAAACTCGACCGTCCCCGCGATAGTGGGCTACTTTACCACAGTGTTGGCCCGCATGGTACACCAATGCTGTGGATGGAATCGTTCGAGTTGCAGGTTCAGGAAGGTGATTGTGGTGACTACTGGGGTGTCATGAACGTGCTGGCCGATATTACAGCTCGCAAAAATGAAAAGGGGGCCTACGTTTATCAACCCGGAGCTGAACTGGTAACGTTTCAGGATAAAACACCAGTTGGCCGGTCATGCCTTAAAAATCCTGATAGTGAAAAGCCCTCTGGCCAATGGAATGTGCTGGAACTTTACTGCTTTGGCGATACCTGCCTACATGTGATGAACGGAAAAGTCAATCTGGTTCTGACACATACGCGCCATCTGGTCAATGGCCAGACTGTTCCGCTTACAAAAGGGAAGATTCAACTACAGTCGGAAGGGGCTGAGGTGTTTTACCGAAATATTCAGGTTCAGTCCATTAGTCTGTTACCTCCCGAACTGCTTCAGCAGTAG
- a CDS encoding GNAT family N-acetyltransferase has translation MDWRIGGMQTAYLADLRQLYLNSRAQTFTWLDVSTFKLDDFDKATQDEELLVAILGNKPIGFVSWWPPDNFIHNLYIDPRFCRQGIGKALLTRCLEKLDRPATLKCLQQNTNAVSFYQTQGWVIKEEGTSDEGAYFLLILHE, from the coding sequence ATGGATTGGCGGATTGGTGGCATGCAAACAGCCTATTTAGCCGATTTGCGGCAACTTTATCTGAATTCACGCGCTCAGACGTTCACCTGGCTGGATGTATCAACGTTTAAGCTCGATGACTTCGATAAAGCAACGCAGGATGAGGAATTATTGGTTGCCATATTGGGCAATAAACCCATTGGCTTTGTTTCGTGGTGGCCACCGGATAATTTCATCCACAATCTTTACATCGATCCGCGTTTTTGCCGTCAGGGTATTGGTAAAGCCCTGCTTACCCGATGTTTAGAGAAACTAGACCGACCGGCAACCCTGAAATGCTTACAGCAAAATACAAATGCCGTATCGTTCTATCAAACGCAGGGGTGGGTCATAAAAGAAGAAGGCACCTCTGACGAAGGTGCCTATTTTCTGCTGATATTACACGAATAG
- a CDS encoding S41 family peptidase, with translation MCTSTTLLFRILLAASLTSPVLGQTQPVGPAPKFAFAEPSLSPDGAEIAFVSGGDIWTVPASGGEARLLVSHPDNESRPLYSPDGKYLAFASSRSGNGDIYLLALETGTIKRLTYDDGAEVLNAWSRDGKMVYFQSTSRDISGMNDIYRVPVSGGTPMAITADRYANEFYGMPSPDGKTLAFSARGIASNQWWRKGHSHLDESEIWLYRIDAKKTGSAYERLTEGGAKELWPMWNQDGKALFYVSDRSQGQNLWILPLGGKPAMLTTFNSGRVLWPSISYDGRAIVFERDFQLWKYDVASRQAAPVSIRLRGVAASPAIEHLKLTNQFREMALSPDGKKIAFIAHGEVFAASAKDGGDATRISHSAANESQPVWTPNSRSLVYVSTRDGVAHLYRYDFATRDETRLTDSSLDDGSPVFSPDGKSLAFVRNGQELRVLDLSAKKDRLLKKAYLGRPPFGSNGSVVWSPDGKWIAFASYGAKTFRNISVIPSAGGESKPVSFLANTFGGNVSWSPDGKYILFGTTQRTETAQIARIDLVPRSPKFREDQFRDLFNEEVPKTLKPAPTTPATAKTTTRDTTARVLGDTAKVEKGGSAKIVFEDIRQRLSLLPVGVDVDAHTISKDGKTLLLIATVAGQQNLYTYSLDELGREQSVARQLTSTAGNKNGAQFSPDGKEIFYLEQGRIQSITLDRREAKPLNVTAEMDVDFSDEKVQVFRQAWDIQSKGFYDSTFHGADWKAVRAEYEPLAAGARTPDELRRLISLMLGELNASHSGISAPAGSVQTTTGRIGLRFDRDEYESKGKLKITEVIALSPAALSGTIKPGDYLVAIDDTKITALTNLDQLLENQVNRRISLMVAPSADGTPREVTIRPVNQTTEKGLLYKQWVQQQRQYVDKVSGGRLGYVHMYDMSAESLAQLSLDLDADNHAREGVVVDVRNNNGGFVNAYALDVFTRKGYMTMTSRGLPSAPARTQLGQRALETPTILVTNQHSLSDAEDFTEGYRTLKVGKVVGEPTAGWIIYTSAAQLIDGSNLRLPFSKITDNTGKNMELAPRPVDIAVSRPIGESYTDKNSQLDTAVAELLKELNEAKASKLSSGK, from the coding sequence ATGTGCACGTCAACAACTTTACTTTTTCGCATTTTACTGGCTGCCTCATTGACCTCCCCGGTATTGGGGCAGACTCAACCGGTTGGGCCGGCCCCCAAATTTGCCTTTGCTGAGCCGAGTCTTTCGCCCGATGGAGCCGAGATCGCGTTTGTATCGGGCGGTGATATCTGGACCGTGCCTGCATCAGGGGGCGAAGCCCGACTGCTGGTATCACATCCCGATAATGAATCGCGACCACTTTATTCGCCGGATGGTAAATACCTGGCCTTCGCTTCGTCGCGCTCGGGCAACGGTGATATTTACCTGTTGGCACTGGAAACGGGAACGATCAAACGCCTTACCTACGATGATGGCGCTGAAGTGCTCAACGCGTGGTCGCGTGATGGTAAGATGGTCTATTTTCAATCGACCAGCCGCGATATTTCCGGTATGAACGACATTTATCGGGTGCCTGTTTCTGGGGGGACGCCGATGGCAATAACGGCCGACCGTTATGCCAATGAGTTTTATGGAATGCCTTCGCCAGATGGCAAAACACTGGCTTTTTCGGCGCGGGGTATCGCATCAAACCAATGGTGGCGCAAAGGGCATAGCCATCTGGATGAGTCTGAAATCTGGCTGTATCGTATCGACGCAAAAAAAACAGGTTCGGCTTACGAGCGCCTTACCGAAGGTGGGGCCAAGGAACTGTGGCCGATGTGGAATCAGGATGGGAAAGCGCTTTTTTACGTGTCGGATCGCAGCCAGGGGCAAAATCTATGGATACTCCCCCTTGGTGGCAAGCCCGCAATGTTGACCACATTCAACAGCGGTCGGGTGTTGTGGCCATCAATTAGTTACGATGGCCGGGCTATTGTCTTTGAGCGTGATTTTCAACTCTGGAAATACGATGTAGCCAGCCGACAGGCCGCTCCTGTTTCGATCAGACTTCGGGGTGTTGCCGCAAGCCCTGCCATTGAGCACCTGAAACTAACCAATCAGTTTCGCGAAATGGCTTTATCGCCCGACGGGAAAAAAATTGCATTTATTGCTCATGGAGAGGTATTTGCCGCATCTGCCAAAGACGGGGGGGATGCTACTCGAATTAGCCATAGCGCAGCCAACGAATCGCAGCCCGTATGGACGCCTAATAGCCGTAGCCTTGTGTATGTATCGACCCGCGACGGTGTAGCTCATCTTTACCGTTACGATTTCGCAACGCGCGACGAAACCCGCCTGACAGACAGTTCGCTGGATGATGGTTCCCCTGTATTCTCTCCGGACGGTAAATCGCTGGCCTTTGTTCGAAATGGTCAGGAGCTTCGTGTGCTTGACTTGTCCGCAAAAAAAGACCGACTGTTGAAAAAAGCCTATCTGGGTCGCCCGCCGTTTGGGTCTAACGGGTCTGTTGTCTGGTCGCCCGATGGGAAATGGATTGCGTTTGCTTCATACGGAGCCAAAACCTTTCGAAATATCTCAGTGATTCCGTCTGCTGGTGGCGAAAGCAAGCCAGTTAGCTTCCTGGCCAATACCTTTGGCGGTAACGTTAGCTGGAGTCCCGATGGAAAATACATCCTGTTCGGAACGACCCAGCGAACCGAAACTGCGCAAATTGCCCGCATCGATCTGGTTCCGCGTTCGCCTAAATTCCGGGAAGACCAGTTTCGGGATTTATTTAATGAAGAAGTTCCCAAGACGCTGAAACCTGCACCAACAACACCTGCCACCGCCAAGACAACCACCCGCGATACCACGGCACGAGTATTAGGCGATACGGCTAAAGTAGAGAAGGGAGGATCTGCAAAAATCGTTTTTGAGGATATTCGTCAGCGGTTGAGTCTGCTGCCCGTTGGCGTAGATGTAGATGCACATACAATCAGTAAAGACGGAAAAACGCTGTTGTTGATCGCAACCGTAGCTGGTCAGCAGAATTTATATACCTACTCGCTTGATGAACTAGGCCGTGAGCAAAGTGTAGCGCGACAACTTACCTCAACCGCTGGAAATAAAAACGGCGCGCAATTTTCGCCCGATGGTAAAGAGATTTTCTATTTGGAACAGGGCAGAATTCAGTCTATAACCCTGGACAGGCGAGAAGCCAAACCGCTAAACGTGACAGCGGAAATGGACGTCGATTTCAGCGATGAAAAAGTACAGGTTTTCCGGCAGGCCTGGGATATTCAGAGCAAAGGTTTTTACGATTCCACCTTCCACGGCGCCGATTGGAAAGCGGTTCGGGCCGAGTATGAGCCATTGGCCGCTGGTGCCCGTACACCCGACGAGCTTCGTCGTCTGATTAGCCTGATGTTAGGTGAATTGAATGCGTCGCACTCGGGTATCTCAGCTCCGGCGGGTTCGGTTCAAACGACTACGGGTCGCATTGGGCTTCGTTTCGACCGGGACGAATACGAAAGTAAGGGCAAGTTGAAAATCACAGAGGTCATTGCGCTAAGCCCTGCCGCCCTGTCGGGTACAATTAAACCCGGCGATTACTTAGTGGCTATCGACGATACGAAAATAACAGCCTTGACCAACCTTGATCAGCTTCTTGAAAACCAGGTGAACCGGCGAATTTCGCTTATGGTGGCTCCTTCGGCTGATGGAACTCCACGTGAGGTGACCATCCGGCCAGTCAATCAAACGACAGAGAAAGGACTGCTTTACAAACAGTGGGTACAACAGCAACGTCAGTATGTCGATAAGGTCAGCGGGGGGCGACTCGGCTACGTACACATGTACGATATGTCGGCCGAATCGCTGGCGCAGCTGAGCCTCGATCTGGACGCAGATAATCACGCTCGGGAAGGAGTGGTGGTTGACGTTCGGAACAATAATGGCGGTTTCGTGAATGCGTATGCGCTCGATGTGTTTACACGGAAAGGATACATGACCATGACCTCACGCGGACTACCGTCGGCTCCGGCCAGGACACAGTTGGGTCAGCGTGCACTGGAAACGCCTACCATTCTGGTAACGAATCAGCACTCGCTCTCCGATGCCGAAGATTTCACGGAAGGCTACCGGACGCTTAAAGTTGGTAAGGTAGTTGGCGAACCTACGGCGGGGTGGATTATCTATACATCGGCCGCGCAACTCATCGATGGCTCAAATCTGCGGCTACCATTTTCTAAAATCACAGACAATACCGGCAAAAATATGGAGCTGGCCCCACGGCCTGTAGATATTGCCGTATCGCGGCCAATTGGCGAGAGCTATACCGATAAGAATAGCCAGCTGGATACTGCCGTAGCCGAATTGCTGAAAGAACTGAACGAAGCTAAAGCCTCAAAACTGAGTAGCGGCAAATGA
- a CDS encoding SMP-30/gluconolactonase/LRE family protein, producing the protein MKQFIIPVLLGLGLATSCQKKENSKGVNTGDLDSAKETVSMIGSPKLLYTLPEKYNTPDGMALAPDGSIFLSVPNLADNSYPGVLVKFAPDSVQFFTGLPVHPDTKHACPMDLAFGPDGNLYYADNQFENDKNYKSRLMRVRIKNGKAQGVEPVVTGFGLSNAVVWKGNTIYVTDSQWDMPNNDKGSAVFHFTLDELNKGRISLKTRTIDSHILATFTTEVNETGVDNGADGLDYDSKGNFYTGSFGDGTLYKLTLKPDGSLASKAVVKVSEKIPCVDGLIVDRKTDLIYLCNSRMNAVMRIAPDGKVTTLVQNGDTDGKSGQIDQPAEVLLKGNRLYITDYDKPEKKFVNTRADDVHTMSYVDL; encoded by the coding sequence ATGAAACAGTTCATTATTCCCGTTCTACTCGGACTGGGCCTGGCCACTAGCTGCCAGAAAAAAGAAAACTCAAAAGGAGTCAATACCGGCGATCTCGATAGTGCGAAGGAAACCGTTTCGATGATCGGCAGTCCCAAACTACTCTATACATTGCCAGAAAAATACAACACACCCGATGGCATGGCACTGGCTCCCGACGGCTCCATTTTCCTTTCAGTTCCTAATCTGGCCGACAATAGTTATCCCGGCGTTCTGGTAAAGTTTGCACCCGACTCGGTTCAGTTCTTCACAGGCTTGCCCGTACATCCAGATACCAAACATGCCTGCCCAATGGATCTGGCGTTTGGGCCCGATGGCAATCTGTACTACGCCGACAATCAATTCGAAAACGACAAGAATTATAAATCCCGGTTAATGCGGGTGCGAATAAAAAATGGCAAAGCACAAGGTGTGGAACCGGTTGTTACGGGTTTTGGCTTATCGAATGCGGTCGTGTGGAAAGGCAATACGATCTATGTCACCGACAGCCAATGGGACATGCCCAACAATGACAAAGGCAGCGCCGTATTTCACTTTACGCTCGATGAGTTAAACAAAGGACGTATTTCACTGAAGACCAGAACGATAGACTCTCATATTCTGGCAACCTTTACAACGGAGGTCAACGAAACAGGAGTCGACAATGGCGCAGACGGACTGGATTATGACAGCAAGGGCAATTTCTACACGGGCTCTTTTGGCGATGGAACGCTCTATAAACTAACACTTAAACCCGATGGAAGCCTGGCCTCTAAAGCTGTAGTGAAGGTGAGCGAGAAGATTCCATGCGTAGATGGCCTGATCGTAGATCGTAAGACCGATCTCATCTATCTATGCAATTCCCGTATGAATGCGGTCATGCGTATTGCGCCGGATGGCAAGGTGACTACGCTCGTGCAGAACGGCGATACAGACGGTAAAAGCGGGCAAATCGACCAGCCCGCCGAAGTACTCCTGAAAGGTAACCGATTGTATATTACCGACTACGATAAACCAGAGAAGAAATTTGTCAACACCAGGGCCGACGATGTTCATACAATGTCGTACGTTGACTTATAA
- a CDS encoding VOC family protein, protein MSSYIIPAQTRIGHVHLKVSDLDRALAFYCDLLGFSLITTYGKEAAFISAGGYHHHIGLNTWYSKDAPPAPVRAAGLFHTAILYPTRRDLAVALQRLIEAKYPITGASDHGVSEALYLNDPDRNGVELYWDRPMDQWPRKPDGSIDMYTHSLDLEDLLSEI, encoded by the coding sequence ATGTCCTCTTACATAATCCCTGCTCAAACCCGCATTGGTCACGTTCATCTTAAGGTCTCAGATCTGGACCGTGCTCTGGCATTCTACTGCGATTTGCTTGGCTTTTCGCTCATAACCACCTATGGGAAAGAAGCGGCCTTTATTTCGGCCGGAGGTTACCATCATCATATTGGGCTGAATACATGGTATAGCAAAGATGCCCCGCCAGCCCCCGTTCGGGCAGCAGGTTTGTTTCATACGGCCATTTTATACCCAACCCGTCGGGATCTGGCGGTAGCCCTACAGCGGCTTATCGAGGCAAAGTACCCGATTACCGGTGCGTCAGATCATGGCGTGTCGGAAGCATTGTACCTCAATGATCCGGATCGGAATGGCGTTGAACTCTACTGGGATCGCCCAATGGATCAATGGCCTCGTAAACCGGATGGCTCCATTGACATGTATACGCATTCTCTGGACCTGGAAGACCTGCTGAGCGAGATTTAG